CGTCCGGAACCGAGTGCCTGTACCGCCGCGTCTCCGAGCCTCTCCAGGTCGGGTCTCCCTCCCGCGGGCTGGAAGATGGCAGTTACGTCTCCCTGCCAGACGGCGACGACCGCCTCTCCCCCCAGGGCGGTTAGCACCCGCTGTACCCGGCCGGCGTCGTCCTCCGGAGTGCCGCTCCTGACCACGAGGCCCACGAGCGTACCTTCCGGGTCGAGCCCGTAGGCCCTGAGCCGCCCGGCGGCGAACCGGGTGCGGCCTGTGAGCACCCCCTCGACCAATTCGGCGGCGAGCCTCCTCTCGGCCTGCCGGAGCTCCTGCTCGTGGGCCAGGACGAATTCCAGGAGGGGTATGGCCTGATCGATCGCGGCTCGCTGCCGGGGGCCGAGCTCTCGCGGCGGAATGCCAACGAGGAGCCTTGCTACCAGGTGCTCCCCGTGAACCACTGGGAACCTTGTTCCATCCTCTGGCATGCCATTTCCGGTCTTCTCGCCGCGTCTCTCCAGCCGAACCCATACGCCGAGCTCCTCCCCGAGTGTTTTCAACACGCCGCGTACACCACCGGGAAGAGATGAGATGGATCTTATGAGCCGCTCGTTGTACGCCAGGCTTCGCCTGAGCTCTTCCTCCCGCCTGCGTTGCAGATACTCGAAGAACCGTCGTTCGATCGCAATGAAAGGCGTATTCGTCGGTACCGAGATGAGCGGCAGATCCACTCTTCGACACGCCGCCACCACCTCCTCCGGCACCCGTTCGTCCTCTGCCAGAAGCCCCCACCCGAGAGCCGCCACTCCGCTGTGTCGCAACGCCCCGACGAACCGCTCTACCTCCCCTCCGCGTTCCCTCCATACACCGGCGCTCAGGATGAACTCCCCGCCTTCTAAGTAGGGCGCAGGGTCGATCAGCTCGGTCACGTGCACCCACCTCACTGTTCGCCTGAGATCACCACCCACCACGACCTCCAGTGAAAGCGAGCTGTCATCGACGAAATCTCGCAGCGTCATGTCCCCTTTCATGGCCGTGATTGTAGGTTCATACGACGTTTCGCGGAAGGTTATGTAGATAAGTACATTTTGTTTCTATTTGTTGCCCATTAAACTGCCGGGACGGGATGTCTTCAGGAGTGTGGAGGAAATGAGCCGAGAAGGAGAAATGCAGAAGAGGAGAGGGCTTGGCCAGTCCATAGAGCGCCGCTCCATTGATTACGTGCCCCACGATGAGCGACACGGCAAGGTA
This portion of the Rubrobacter calidifluminis genome encodes:
- a CDS encoding PucR family transcriptional regulator encodes the protein MTLRDFVDDSSLSLEVVVGGDLRRTVRWVHVTELIDPAPYLEGGEFILSAGVWRERGGEVERFVGALRHSGVAALGWGLLAEDERVPEEVVAACRRVDLPLISVPTNTPFIAIERRFFEYLQRRREEELRRSLAYNERLIRSISSLPGGVRGVLKTLGEELGVWVRLERRGEKTGNGMPEDGTRFPVVHGEHLVARLLVGIPPRELGPRQRAAIDQAIPLLEFVLAHEQELRQAERRLAAELVEGVLTGRTRFAAGRLRAYGLDPEGTLVGLVVRSGTPEDDAGRVQRVLTALGGEAVVAVWQGDVTAIFQPAGGRPDLERLGDAAVQALGSGRAVGVGSPAGGVDELRRSLIQARQAAELARREPGKGYVVHDRVESQALLLALQDQDVLAAFRNALLGPIVEYDARRNTRLLETLEAFILSGGRWEETARNLHIHVNTLRHRLSRCEELTGRDLSTMESRVDFYLALRSRPQRSTSSGGV